The following DNA comes from Hordeum vulgare subsp. vulgare chromosome 3H, MorexV3_pseudomolecules_assembly, whole genome shotgun sequence.
AGCCCGACAAGTGGTCAGTCCAGATCGTCCCTGCTCGCGTATTCTtgcttcttctttcctttccccGTTGGTTTCCGCGGGGTGCGAAATTGaacgcttgttgttgttgttgttgttgttgtttttgtggcgtCTCAGCAAGATTGCCCTCAAGATGGCCATGGCGCGGATCAAGCTGCTGCGGAACAAGAAGGAGGTGCAGGTGCGCCAGATGCGCCGCGAGGTCGCGCAGCTGCTCGACGGAAACCAGGACCAGACCGCGCGCATCAGGGTAAGCCTCGATGTGTCTGTGTGAACTGAGTATCGGGCCAATGGTTGGTCGATTGTGCTAACTTATCTTCCCTGTTACATTATGCTATTGCCAATTTCTGTGCTCAAGTACGTCCGTCCGCTTGTCACAAAATTCTATGCTTCTGCCCGGCATTTTCTTCTACTACTGACCTATGCCATTTCCCCCACAGGTTGAACATGTCATAAGGGAAGAGAAGTTCATGCAAGCATATGACCTGATCGAAGTGTACTGCGAACTTATAGTGGCACGCATGTCCATTATTGATTCACAGAAGTAAGCCAAGTTTATATTTCTTGACTGTAAACCAGTACCTACTGCTCCATGTCTTTATCTGATGTCTGTCTGAAATTGCTTTATTTTCATCTAGAGAAGCAGACACACGGTTTATAGTTTGAGAACTACCAGTTACTGTACATCTCATTTTTTAATTATTTGCATAGTTGATAGGGTAGGAGTTATCTTCTATCCATTATCAGCGAACTAGGGTATCGTTTCTCGGGTCATGAgttaccttttatctttttcctgATCAGCAAATCATGATTTAGCTGGTCTCTTCCGAGCTTATAAAAACTGCTCCATATTATTCATGTAGAGTCTTTTCCTGGGTAATCTGAAAACTAAAGGGTGTTTGAATGATCACACTTTACCCTAACAAATATTGGCCATGACCAAAGTGCAGGCATGATTTTTTGGTGCCGGACAAATAATGGACTAAACATGGGTGAGCCAAAATTTGGCTCGGTCATGCTGACCAGGTAGTCATGCAAATAGGAAGAATGATTCGTCAACGTAACTTTGATCCAGTTCTCACTAAATTTCTATTGAATACCTCTGCAAGTGTGCATGCGTGTAAACGTGAGCACCATGATTTAGACCCTGGCGGGTGAAATCGTACCCCCATAACTGCACCACCACAACAAGATGTGGTTCTCGCTGACTGCGACTTTGTTGAAGGTTGAAAAAGAAGCTTGCCGATTCCCTGGGCCATGCCAGATAATGGCACCATCCAAATGATGACCAAAATTTAGGTTATTGCTAAATTTTGGTGGTTTGCTGGGGCTAGCCCGGTGCACTGGCGCAGTCAATCTGGATAAAAAGTGACATGCTCCTGTCTTTTTTCAGTGCAAGTCCATGTGTCAAATATTGAGAACCTGTTTCTCATGGTACTGTAAGTCTTGGGTAATCGAAATATTGATCAACCTGTTTGTCAAGCCAAGTGCCACCACTGACATGAAAGATCATTCccttcaggaatagttgcacttgCATGTAGCTTCATTATCAGCAATTTATAGCATAATTCTGTAATAGTTGTTTGAGGACTTCTGCACTTTTCTGGTAAACTTAAAAACATTAACAAATATGACAGGGATATGAAACATCAAGTCCAAAACAGTCTGAAACTATTGCcggctgaataataatttctattGGTCCTATGTTCTGCTGTGTTCTCATGCTATAGATCTATTTTTGTCCTGAATATTTCTGTACTTACAGTTACATGTTTGTTTTCCTGAATCTAGGACTTGCCCTATTGATCTGAAGGAGGCAGTAGCGAGTGTTATATTTGCATCAATGAGATGTTCAGATGTCACAGAACTAGCAGATGTTCGGAAGAATTTCACAAGCAAGTACGGGAAAGAGTTTGCCGCATCAGCTCTTGAAGTGCGGCCTGACAGCGGCGTAAACCGTCTGGTATTTTTCTGCTTTTCAGTTTTTGAATTGGACGAAGGTTTTGCAGCTGTATACTTTTCAAAACAATTATTGTGCATACAGGTAATCGAGAAGCTCTCAGCAGGAGCACCGGATGTACAGACTAAAACCAAAACCTTGAGCTCAATCGCGGCAGAGCACAACATAAAATGGGAACCAAAAGCATTTGAGGAGCAGAAGCAAAATGAGGATCGGATGGTAACTAACTGACCTGAAGTGATTTTGGGGTTAAGCTTTTTGGCTCTAACCTGATATATTATCTATCTTGTAGTATGGATCAACATATTCTGGAGGAAACGTTCCAACTCCGGGATCATCAGCTTCTAGTGTGCCAACTCCTCAACCTGCAGCAGCTCCCTATTCATCTGTTCAATCAGCCACTTCTCGTGTGCCTGCAGGACCTTCTTATGAATCTTCTGAAGCTCCAGCAAATAGAAACCCACATGGCACTGCCAACTCTAATGCTTCCACACAGGAAAATAGAAGGGAGTCAGATGCTTCAGTGCCTCCTACCTCCCAACATGGTGCAACTACTTCCTCAGCCGATATTCCTGGATCTAACAGCTTTTCTCATGTAAATACTGGGAGTTCAAGTGTTTCTAGACCTTACTCTCAATTTGGCACAACAGTTCCAGGTACGATTGAAGGTTATACTATTTTATTATCCTCACATTTTAGAGATCGCAACCAACTATTGAGGTTGATTTTGCATAGAAAACCTACTCTCCAGGTTTATTGCACAAAGCACCACCTGGTGTAACCCGTTGCAGTAAGCTCTAATACATTGTTTGATTACGTCGACATGATTCTTGATGAGTGGATTCGTCTTGTAAGTGCACACGTGGCAAAATCAATCTTATGAAATCAGTCGGCAATAAAAACTAACAATATTTGCAGTTTTAGTTGCTCATTACCATTTTGTTTAGAACTTAACATTTATAAGAATCCAAAAATCAGTAAATCGTATATATACATACCCAGTACTGATTTGAGAACTTTTTAGCTTATTTGTACAAGTTTTCAAGATATTGGCATTCTGTTCGCTCAGTTGAATTTTTTCCTCCAAAATTCAACGTTttcaagaaacaaaaaaaaacagtaaATCATATATGTGCCAAGTATTGATCTGTTTTTTTTTACTCATTTTGACCATAAGTTTGAGAGACAATGGAAATTTTAGTTACTCCGAGCGATTTTCGAATTTACTTTATTTTACCTAATTCTATCTACGCCCCAGGTGCTAGGAACAAAacagttctttcctttttctgaTCATAAAGAAGCCATATGAAGCTAAGGTTTCATGGCTAATGTGCCATGTTTTTTTGCTGCATGTACACTTATCTGCAAGTATTACACCAATAAggtggtgttttgtgcgacaaacCCGAAGAATAGGTGTTCTGTGCAAATTCAGCCCCAATAGTTGGTTCTTTGTGCATTTTCCTCTGTTCTTCttagttaatagtttattttatttttgcagacCCAGTATCCAGGACTGAGGAGATCAACCGTCCCAGGGAAAGGAAGTCTTCAGCTAGTGGTTCCAATTGGAATGTGGAATTCAAGGATGCAGCATCTGCAGCACAGGCAGCCGCAGATTCTGCAGAGATGGCAAGCATTGCTGCCAGAGCTGCTTGCCAACTTGCTAGCCGTGGAAACTTCTATGCAGAGCAAGATACCGGTGCTTATGAATCAGCTACTTATACAAATGATACAACACCCAGGAAGCAACAAGCTGAACGTTTGATGAAGAATGATAAGAGTTTTAATGAGCAGAGTTCAGGTGTTAATGATCCGACGATGATCTCAAGCAATACAAGAAAAGATGAAGAAAGAGCAGAAACAAACCGTGTGAGTAGCCAGAATATGTCAACTCCTTACTCATCTCAGTTCCACTCTTATGCTCCTGAAAATCATACTGATATGTATGACATGCCAACCGAACCACATCGTGCTCATTCATCTGGGCCTCCATATTTTGATGATTCATCTGAGGCTCCATATTTTGATGATCCGTCTGAGAAAGAAAGCAATATCGGAAGACCTGAAGATCATCCGTTTGATTTGCATGAGGAAAGGTTGCCAGATGCTGGATTTGATGGGCACCGCACCAAGGATATAGGAAGCAGGCAAGGTAGCTTTGATCAAGAGAGCAGGAATGACCACTATAATAATTTTGGTGCTTCCCACGGTGGCAGCAGTACGACTTGGGACAACCAGAATGATAAAGCTGGAGCTGATTCTTCAGCTGTTATTTTCGATCACTATGACTATGATGTTCAAGAAGAGAACTTGTTTGATCGTTTCTCTTCAAAACATACTGAAGAGTTACCAGCTATCCAAGACCACAAGGGATTCTCAAGTGCAGATTGGAGTCAGCAGCATAGAAGTGAATCTCCAGTTGATCGTAGCACTTCAACTCTCTTCTCAAGAACAGAAACACAGCCGCCTTATGATTTAGGAGCAAACAAAGAGGATATTCCCTTGAATGATACCAAACCACCTACTTTTGATTCAGATGGTGTTAGTTCTGACGAGGAAACAAGTACAGACATGCAGATATTGTCTTTAAGGACCAATTCAAGAGGATCTGATTACTCTGAGAACAGAATGTTCAATAAGAATTCTGGAAAATTTGTCCCTGATGTTAATGATAGTATTGAAGACCATGAATCTAGGCCCAGGAAGCAATACCAGAATCCACCAGGTTCTGATGTATTCCGCAAGGAGCAAAACAGTGACGGTTCACCTAAATATGACTATTCAGGGGCACAGGGGAACTTGGGTCGTGTGGAAAGTAGAGATTATGATCtttcagaagaagaaacagaagcaCATAAATTGAAAGGCACGTCCTCAGGGATAACAGGAGCTAATGAGAATCGGCCCTCGCCTTTTCGCATGCAAACTTCAGCGCCATCTGATGACAGTGATGATGGTGATCTCGGCCTGAATTATGGAAGGTTAACTCCTGGACTAAGAAACAAACTCAGGCAACATCCACAATACAAAATTCCTGGGGATAGCTTGCCATGTAAACAGTCCTTAGAAGGAGCTCCTGCCAGCATTGAAGAATCAGTGCATTTCAAAGAGAATGGCACATCATCTGAACAGACTGGTGATACTCATAAAGGTTCACGCACAGCCAAGAATTCTTTTGGTGCAAATTACCAGAGTGAACATCTTGATGGGAGACATACTGTTGGCAAACCTGTGGAATCAAGATCACCCATGACGAGGAATGACTTCTATTCAGGTGAATCAAGATCATCGTTGACGAGGAATGACTTCTATTCAGGTGAATCAAGATCATCCTTGACGAGGAATGACTTCTATTCAGGTGATACAGGGAAGTTATCTGAACGATCTGGTAGTTCTCCAATACGTAGCCCAACCAAGACTTCTGTTAAGGAAAATTCTATTCAAGAGCCACATCATGAAAGACCGGGTAGTGGGGTGCGCAGGGAAAGTAGATCAAGAACTGCCAGAACTTTCTTTGATTCAGATGAGAGCGAAGAGGAATTAGAACGACGACAGTCTGGCCAGACAAAGTTGTCTAAAGAGCAGATACGATCACGCAGGACCCCCCGGGAGGTAGCACCCGATACAAAGCGAGATGGCAGAGCCCGGACTGGAGCACAGTTTGCTGTTGAAACTGAAAGCCCAAAAAGCCCTGCTAAAGCATTCTCCAGCTCAAGTACTGAAGAAAGAAAAGTGGCACCTGTGTACTCCAGGGTTTCAGTACAGCAATCTTCGCCAAATCCTGTGCGCATTGAACCTCCCATGGCTAGAGGCAAGTGGCAAGAAGATGAGCCGGAGGGAAGTTCTTCTCCAGAAAACGAGGCAAACACACAGACCTCAGCAGATACACTGAAAGTAAGCACCCCAACATCTGGTCCTGCCCACGTTCACCCCAAGCTTCCAACAGACTATGATTCTTTTGCTGCACATTTTAAGTCGCTCCGAACCAATCGCCGTTAGGGTTACACATACACACACAGTTTGAGAAGCTTTTATTGGGATGTCAGATGTGTACAGTATAGAAACACAATGGCTGGAGAGACTTATTGTGCCCTGGTATTTTTGTAAGGAcaccattctttcattctcttttGGTCTCAGATATACAGCGTCTTTGATAGGTGATGTTTTCCTTGTAGTGTTGTAATAAGCACATTATGCGCACAGATGTACAGAACTTCGGGGTTTCGTTCAATTTGTTTGTTTGACTCCAGTGTGGCTCAAGCTCAAATCTTGTTTGTATGGAGGGGAATTGATGGCCTGCACTTTACTAGTTTTCCTTGAGAGCAATGTCCCTTTCACTTCAAATTTGTGTTTAATTACTTCGGACAAACTTGGGAATTGTGACCCGTTCACCCTGCGTGAAGGTTTGCTTGGCTGTACTGGTACAATTGGAGATGGATATCACTCTAATCACTGAGCATGATGTGTTGTTGCCGGGCCTGTTCATCTCGACGAAAGGATGCTGTAAATAATAATAAAGTGTTAATATCCTAGAAAATTTTAATTGCAATGTCTTAATTTGCAGCATGGGCTATAATTTGTGTACAATACAAGAGGCGCTACAATCAACATAGTATATCTTTGTGTAAGACAGTTTGGAGGAAATTTTGCAAATCTTTTACGGATCCATAAGATAGAAGGCAGATGAAGGAAAACATTAAAAATGTGATGGTGTGACAATTCAGCACATTAGCAACACTACACGTGACGATATTCTATGTCAAATCAACTTTGTACTTCCAAATATTGTTGAAAATATGAGCGATTTACCATGTGGTTTTACTAGCAAAAGTAGTAGATAAATCATGATTACCATGGCAATTATAAGACAAGTCATGTGATCATAAAGAGAGTATGCAAGTAGCATCTGAAGTAGTTAGTGGGAACGGAACGTATCTAGAACAGAAACTAGAATAAAGAAGTTGCGGCAGGAACTCAAATAAGAACACAAACACGTACTGAGTtgcagaagcaacaacaacaatgggatTAACGTTGACGTCGTCACCGGTCATGTTGTTAAAGAGGTTGTCGACGTCAGGGAAGAAGTCGTCGTCCGGAAAGTGGTCGTGAACGTCCGTGGCATCCGTGATGAAGAAGCTAGTAGTCGCGTtgagcgcttcccaaaaaccttatcacccTTTTCCCATGCATGACTCAAAGAGGCGGGGTTTTGGTGACTTACTGTCCCGACCCGCGGTGCACGCCGCAAGCCGAGATGGGGAAGAACCTAGCAACAGGTCAGAGGTTGGAACTCGATGGCGTGAGGAATCTCGTGTGTttctctggagaggagcgacctctcttttataggcacaGGAGAGGGGGTGAACATGCAACAACGGGAGGCGAAGCAAAAGAGGAAGATGAAACGAACCGACAAAAGCTGAAGGGTGCAATGTTCGTATTTAATCTCCAATACCGCAAAACTTTTCAGATCCCGAGCGACCTTTCGTATATCAGTtgtgcgtggcaaaaatttagtcATCGGCACGTTCCCGCGACCCgcagcgcgtcgtgacgaggtgggcggcggtggaggaggaggaacgcacatgtatgtctctcttgtactcatgttcatACATGTggagaaacatcctcccttataaggaggtccaactctcgCCAAACTAgaaatgtgggactaaacttttagTTTcatctcttgccttgcacgaatgggctaagtgggcctctaggatttattaggaattctgAAAATggttattgggctggcccatagCGGTTaaattccaacaatctcccaccagATCTcagaggcacacaaaatttgTCTTTGGTTCCAAAAACACTGTTTATATACCGGTActgcagtggagactgttaagttgaactttcacctagaactctatgctacactagtaagcaacttgaacagtggactatgccttgaattgcaaGTTTGAtgcgaatctagcttcacatagAGCCTTGACCGATACTAGGCTACCATGGGACTTCCCCGCGGGTGGAGCTTATGTGTCATACTTCGAggcctttcatgagtttactagagagcaccctactctcatagattgcgaaattaacaatcagactcatataagtgtgttcttcaaaagatgttctgcacGACAACATCTCTActtcaataagccacttagaacacattaagatatatatcaacctgccatgcagattagaaaagtattgcatcttcattgAGTGGTATTATCAATGGTAAGGATACTCTCCTCTTAGTTGACCAacaacttgtcttccacatctaattcacaggatctccgatcatatagaatAGGTaaccactgtgaacaactcatattgtgggtctcatacccatctctttCGATGCATTAtgtatcacattacgtgatagacccttagtgaaaGGATCTaccagatttttagatgtttggatataatccaatgcaataactccagAGTTCCACATTTTCATGACAAACTTTAATCTTCTGTGAacatgtcttgatgacttcatgttaccCTTTGAACTACTCACTTTGGCGATCACAGTTTGATTGCTGCAGTTCATAAAACACCCGGCACGGGTTTCTCAACAATTGGTAAGTCATTCAACAACCAACGAAGACAATCTTCTTCGACCTTAGCTGTATCTAGTGgtgtgagttctgcttccattgttgacctcgttaagatggtttgcttgcaagacttccaa
Coding sequences within:
- the LOC123444226 gene encoding uncharacterized protein LOC123444226 encodes the protein MHRSKGKLSGVLSKGFKPDKCKIALKMAMARIKLLRNKKEVQVRQMRREVAQLLDGNQDQTARIRVEHVIREEKFMQAYDLIEVYCELIVARMSIIDSQKTCPIDLKEAVASVIFASMRCSDVTELADVRKNFTSKYGKEFAASALEVRPDSGVNRLVIEKLSAGAPDVQTKTKTLSSIAAEHNIKWEPKAFEEQKQNEDRMYGSTYSGGNVPTPGSSASSVPTPQPAAAPYSSVQSATSRVPAGPSYESSEAPANRNPHGTANSNASTQENRRESDASVPPTSQHGATTSSADIPGSNSFSHVNTGSSSVSRPYSQFGTTVPDPVSRTEEINRPRERKSSASGSNWNVEFKDAASAAQAAADSAEMASIAARAACQLASRGNFYAEQDTGAYESATYTNDTTPRKQQAERLMKNDKSFNEQSSGVNDPTMISSNTRKDEERAETNRVSSQNMSTPYSSQFHSYAPENHTDMYDMPTEPHRAHSSGPPYFDDSSEAPYFDDPSEKESNIGRPEDHPFDLHEERLPDAGFDGHRTKDIGSRQGSFDQESRNDHYNNFGASHGGSSTTWDNQNDKAGADSSAVIFDHYDYDVQEENLFDRFSSKHTEELPAIQDHKGFSSADWSQQHRSESPVDRSTSTLFSRTETQPPYDLGANKEDIPLNDTKPPTFDSDGVSSDEETSTDMQILSLRTNSRGSDYSENRMFNKNSGKFVPDVNDSIEDHESRPRKQYQNPPGSDVFRKEQNSDGSPKYDYSGAQGNLGRVESRDYDLSEEETEAHKLKGTSSGITGANENRPSPFRMQTSAPSDDSDDGDLGLNYGRLTPGLRNKLRQHPQYKIPGDSLPCKQSLEGAPASIEESVHFKENGTSSEQTGDTHKGSRTAKNSFGANYQSEHLDGRHTVGKPVESRSPMTRNDFYSGESRSSLTRNDFYSGESRSSLTRNDFYSGDTGKLSERSGSSPIRSPTKTSVKENSIQEPHHERPGSGVRRESRSRTARTFFDSDESEEELERRQSGQTKLSKEQIRSRRTPREVAPDTKRDGRARTGAQFAVETESPKSPAKAFSSSSTEERKVAPVYSRVSVQQSSPNPVRIEPPMARGKWQEDEPEGSSSPENEANTQTSADTLKVSTPTSGPAHVHPKLPTDYDSFAAHFKSLRTNRR